The Apibacter raozihei genome contains a region encoding:
- a CDS encoding YkgJ family cysteine cluster protein: MDIEKNKEEAIKRQDIHSKYLSKLKNKKVKNLDQKVLEIHHSVFNKIDCLECANCCKTTGPLFTEKDIERISKHLKMKVSAFIDKYLHKDEDNDWVFNGLPCPFLDSENYCLIYDVRPKACREYPHTDRKKIYQINKITLKNTLICPAAFKVVEEMIKKIPM; the protein is encoded by the coding sequence ATGGATATAGAAAAAAATAAAGAAGAAGCTATTAAACGGCAGGATATTCATTCTAAATATTTATCAAAATTAAAAAACAAAAAAGTAAAAAATCTGGATCAAAAAGTTTTAGAAATACACCATTCTGTATTTAATAAAATTGATTGTCTCGAATGTGCTAACTGTTGCAAAACAACGGGTCCTTTATTTACAGAAAAAGATATAGAAAGAATTTCCAAACATTTAAAAATGAAAGTTTCTGCTTTTATAGATAAATATTTGCATAAAGACGAAGATAATGACTGGGTTTTTAATGGTTTACCTTGTCCTTTTCTGGATTCTGAAAATTATTGTCTTATCTACGACGTTCGTCCCAAAGCTTGCAGGGAATATCCGCATACCGATCGGAAAAAGATATATCAGATCAATAAAATTACATTGAAAAATACTTTGATTTGTCCAGCAGCTTTCAAAGTAGTCGAAGAGATGATAAAAAAAATTCCAATGTAG
- a CDS encoding RidA family protein produces MKKEIISTSQAPAAIGPYSQAVKVNNLLFISGQIPVNPATNEFSDEITEQTHQVMKNIQAILTEAGLSFNHIVKSSIFLTDLNNFAIVNDIYASYFADSYPARECVQVSALPKNVSIEISVIAAE; encoded by the coding sequence ATGAAAAAAGAAATTATATCTACTTCTCAAGCTCCTGCAGCTATTGGTCCTTACTCACAGGCTGTTAAAGTAAATAATTTATTATTTATTTCAGGTCAAATCCCGGTTAATCCGGCAACGAATGAATTTTCAGACGAAATAACAGAGCAGACTCATCAAGTGATGAAAAATATTCAGGCTATTCTTACAGAGGCAGGGTTGTCTTTTAATCATATTGTTAAATCTTCTATTTTTTTAACTGATTTAAACAATTTTGCTATAGTTAATGATATTTATGCATCCTATTTTGCAGATTCTTATCCTGCAAGAGAATGTGTACAGGTATCTGCTTTGCCTAAAAACGTATCCATAGAAATATCAGTAATTGCTGCAGAATAA
- a CDS encoding putative LPS assembly protein LptD yields the protein MFFLIFNILLAQVKKTETPSDSTKIIPSKKEKLEDVVDSRGDEIRNIFSKKMTYLIHNASVSYQDMTIKADYIVMDWNTGDIFARGKVDSLGRIIENITFKQGNREFEYTEAKFNMNTKQGTAFNVRTEEDEMVIIAQKAKRMNEEEYYMRNGMITTDEYFKSKKDSVPDYHLSTTRMKMITGKNQKTLIAGPTTMYIEQVPTPFILPFLYLPSSGRKREAGLLIGTFGERQSKGFYLERWGVYVPIGEYLDLETRFGIYTKGSWTIDNRFRYTKRYRYSGNFNLVYEKNINSTKGLSDYSETENYRVVWTHSQDAKANPNLSFNSSVNFVSQNYYNNSIYNQNALSGNVNNNQTSSSISLVKRFNNNPLTVSLNTSASQNISDGTVALVLPSLSVTMPQIYPFAPKSGSKKGLFQNIYMDYKMNLQNSVTTTTEDMFSFKMFDNSKNGIKNETNLGTTTTIFNYFQLGLTGNYKEAWTTKTIRRDYNSVTNEVVTLNKDGFRSYRTFGTALNLTTTLYGMANFEKEGQDKMIKAIRHMISPTLSYSYSPNFSSDSWGYYGTYIDENGKKVKYSYFNGGVLGDPSNTENSSVNISLANNLEMKVRNKKEKTGIKKIKIFESLNISTSYNFAADSLRLSPITATGSSSLFNSKLRVNYALRINPYKIVFDSPTSTVGYNVDKLGYFSIASYTMGLNFSLEPSMFGGKKEKKYSKQGSIRYEKYNFDEENYAHFEIPWKLDVGLNYARTKEYNRTANTSATVNLTGEISPSPYWKITASTNYDLESKEFGYTRLGFMRDLRSFNINFNWVPISSGYNKTWNFYIGIKAAILKDAVKYEARNFNDTSTDL from the coding sequence TTGTTTTTTCTAATTTTTAACATTCTGTTAGCACAAGTTAAAAAGACTGAAACGCCTTCTGATTCGACAAAAATAATACCTTCAAAAAAAGAAAAATTAGAAGATGTGGTAGATTCCAGAGGGGATGAAATCCGCAATATATTTTCTAAAAAAATGACCTATCTGATACATAATGCTTCCGTTTCCTATCAGGACATGACGATAAAGGCGGATTATATTGTTATGGACTGGAATACAGGGGATATTTTTGCTCGGGGCAAAGTTGACAGTTTAGGAAGAATTATTGAAAATATTACTTTTAAACAAGGAAACAGAGAATTCGAATATACTGAAGCCAAGTTCAACATGAATACAAAACAGGGTACAGCTTTTAATGTACGTACTGAAGAGGATGAAATGGTGATAATTGCTCAAAAAGCAAAAAGGATGAATGAAGAGGAGTATTACATGAGAAACGGGATGATTACAACGGATGAATACTTTAAATCAAAAAAAGATTCTGTGCCCGATTATCATTTATCAACCACCCGTATGAAAATGATTACGGGAAAAAACCAAAAGACTTTAATTGCGGGACCTACAACCATGTATATTGAACAGGTTCCTACTCCATTTATACTCCCTTTTTTATATCTTCCATCATCAGGTCGTAAAAGAGAAGCCGGACTTCTTATAGGTACTTTCGGTGAAAGACAATCTAAAGGTTTTTATCTGGAAAGATGGGGAGTGTATGTTCCTATAGGGGAATATCTTGATTTAGAAACCCGGTTTGGTATTTACACTAAAGGGAGCTGGACTATTGATAATCGTTTCAGATATACTAAAAGATATAGATATTCAGGTAATTTCAACCTGGTATATGAAAAGAATATAAATAGTACTAAAGGTCTGAGTGATTACTCGGAAACAGAAAATTATCGTGTCGTATGGACTCATTCTCAGGATGCTAAAGCTAATCCAAATTTATCGTTTAATTCTTCTGTTAATTTTGTTAGTCAAAATTATTATAATAATAGTATATATAATCAAAACGCATTATCTGGTAATGTAAATAATAATCAAACCTCATCATCCATTTCACTGGTTAAGCGATTTAACAATAATCCGTTAACAGTTTCATTAAATACTTCGGCTTCCCAAAATATTTCTGATGGAACAGTTGCGCTTGTGCTTCCCAGCTTATCCGTTACAATGCCTCAAATTTATCCTTTTGCTCCTAAAAGCGGCTCAAAAAAAGGTTTGTTTCAAAATATTTACATGGATTATAAAATGAATCTTCAAAACTCCGTTACTACGACCACTGAGGATATGTTTTCATTCAAAATGTTTGATAATTCCAAAAACGGAATAAAAAACGAGACAAATCTGGGAACTACTACTACTATATTTAACTACTTCCAATTAGGATTAACCGGAAATTACAAGGAAGCATGGACAACCAAAACAATACGCAGAGACTATAATTCTGTTACAAATGAAGTTGTAACTCTAAATAAAGACGGATTCAGGTCTTACAGAACTTTTGGAACTGCTTTAAATTTAACTACAACACTTTATGGAATGGCTAACTTTGAAAAAGAGGGGCAGGATAAAATGATAAAAGCTATCCGACATATGATATCCCCTACTCTAAGTTATAGTTATTCTCCTAATTTTTCTTCTGATTCATGGGGGTACTATGGTACTTATATAGATGAAAATGGTAAAAAGGTTAAATATTCCTATTTTAACGGCGGCGTTTTAGGTGATCCTTCAAATACAGAGAATAGTTCTGTAAATATTTCCCTGGCTAATAATCTGGAAATGAAAGTGCGGAATAAAAAAGAAAAAACCGGTATAAAAAAGATAAAAATCTTTGAGAGTCTAAATATTTCCACCTCTTATAATTTTGCTGCTGACTCTTTACGATTAAGTCCTATAACGGCTACTGGTTCCAGCTCTCTATTCAATTCTAAACTGAGAGTTAACTATGCTTTGAGGATTAATCCTTATAAAATTGTATTTGATTCTCCAACTTCTACTGTGGGATATAATGTTGATAAATTAGGATATTTCTCTATAGCCAGTTATACAATGGGATTGAACTTTTCTCTGGAACCTTCTATGTTTGGTGGTAAAAAAGAAAAAAAATATTCAAAACAAGGCTCAATACGATATGAAAAATATAATTTTGATGAAGAAAATTATGCTCATTTTGAAATTCCATGGAAATTGGATGTGGGACTTAATTATGCCAGAACCAAAGAATATAACCGTACGGCAAATACATCAGCTACTGTAAATTTAACAGGAGAAATATCGCCTTCTCCGTATTGGAAAATTACAGCTTCTACCAATTATGACCTTGAAAGTAAAGAGTTTGGTTATACCCGACTAGGATTTATGAGGGATTTACGAAGCTTTAATATCAATTTTAACTGGGTTCCTATTTCTTCCGGTTATAATAAAACATGGAATTTCTACATAGGAATAAAGGCTGCAATTCTTAAAGATGCTGTGAAATATGAAGCAAGAAATTTCAATGATACAAGCACTGATCTTTAA
- a CDS encoding N-acetylmuramoyl-L-alanine amidase family protein, translating to MRVLTIFNLKNILFAFTALCINFSYSQKFKLVLDAGHGGHDYGAKGPYANEKDVNLSLALKVGSMIEKNNKDVEVIYTRTIDEFIPLMTRAGIANKNKADLFISIHCNSSSKSAPYGTETFVLGSHRNRDNFDVAKRENSVVYMEKDYQTTYEGFDINSPESLIGLTLMQNVYLENSLKLASYVEENFKKESRLSRGVKQAGFLVLVQTAMPAVLIETGFISNYQEGEYLASAEGQNTIAKNIYEAFLAYKKEFDKRSGRTEIQKVEVKEAEIPLKNTTLKIQFLASFNKYPQGAAQFRGIKDVEIIKSNGKYVYYAGATNLKSEADTNLKIVKEAGFKDAAVVEFKDSESLKNEYYTIEILLSTKKYREKDPIFKGLNNVVRDKINNIYIYTSGKVTNYESAKRLLDNIKKLGFNDAVISKISA from the coding sequence ATGAGAGTTTTAACAATTTTTAACTTAAAAAATATATTATTTGCGTTTACAGCCCTATGTATAAATTTTTCTTATTCACAAAAGTTTAAACTGGTTCTGGATGCGGGACATGGAGGACATGATTATGGAGCCAAAGGACCGTATGCTAATGAAAAAGATGTTAATCTATCGTTGGCATTGAAGGTGGGTTCAATGATTGAAAAGAACAATAAAGATGTAGAAGTTATTTATACCCGTACTATCGATGAGTTTATTCCATTAATGACCCGGGCAGGTATTGCTAATAAAAACAAAGCAGATTTATTTATATCCATTCACTGTAACTCCAGTTCTAAGAGCGCACCCTACGGAACCGAAACTTTTGTCTTAGGATCTCATAGAAACAGAGATAACTTTGATGTAGCAAAAAGAGAAAACTCTGTGGTATATATGGAAAAAGATTATCAGACCACCTATGAGGGGTTTGATATCAACTCACCTGAGTCTCTTATCGGATTAACACTTATGCAGAACGTTTATCTTGAAAACAGCTTAAAACTTGCCTCTTATGTAGAAGAAAATTTCAAAAAAGAAAGTAGATTATCCAGAGGAGTAAAACAGGCAGGTTTTTTAGTATTAGTTCAGACAGCTATGCCTGCAGTTCTTATAGAAACCGGGTTTATATCCAATTATCAGGAAGGAGAATATTTAGCTTCTGCGGAAGGTCAAAATACAATAGCAAAAAATATTTATGAAGCCTTTTTGGCATATAAAAAGGAATTTGATAAAAGATCAGGTAGAACTGAAATACAAAAAGTCGAAGTTAAAGAAGCCGAAATACCTTTAAAAAATACAACGCTTAAAATACAGTTTTTAGCATCATTTAACAAGTATCCACAAGGAGCTGCTCAATTTAGAGGTATAAAAGATGTCGAAATTATAAAATCTAATGGGAAATATGTTTATTATGCAGGAGCTACTAATTTAAAATCAGAGGCAGACACAAATCTCAAAATTGTTAAAGAAGCTGGTTTTAAAGATGCTGCAGTCGTTGAATTTAAAGATAGTGAATCATTAAAAAATGAGTATTATACTATTGAAATTTTATTATCCACAAAAAAATACAGGGAAAAAGATCCTATTTTTAAAGGATTGAACAATGTTGTAAGAGATAAAATCAATAATATCTATATATATACATCCGGCAAAGTAACTAATTACGAATCGGCAAAAAGATTATTAGATAATATTAAAAAATTAGGATTTAACGATGCAGTTATATCCAAAATATCTGCATAA
- the asnB gene encoding asparagine synthase B yields the protein MCGFVGVFELKETSEIVRPEALKMAKKIRHRGPDWSGIYCDDHAVLAHERLSIVDIASGGQPLFSEDKNLILAVNGEIYNHKEIRKQFEGKYNFQTQSDCEVILALYKEKGIKLFEDISGIYAFVLYDKEKDVYLVGRDHMGIIPLYMGYDKKGQFFVASELKSLEGVCPDIKEFEPGKYFYSPDGEIKEWYHRDWMKFDSVKDNTSDIQKLRKGLEDSVHRQLMSDVPYGVLLSGGLDSSIISAIAKKYASKRIEEDGQTDAWWPQLHSFAVGLKGAPDLIAAKKVADHIGTVHHEIHFTIEEALDSLSDVIYHIETYDVTTVRASTPMYLLARYIKSMGVKMVLSGEGSDELFGGYLYFHKAPDAQAFHEETVRKLDKLHLYDCLRANKSLMAWGVEGRVPFLDREFMDIAMTLNPKDKMCGGGKIEKHILREAFEDYLPAEVAWRQKEQFSDGVGYSWIDTLKKVADEKITDKQMERAAERFPINPPMSKEEYWFRSIFEEHFPSQAAAQTVPSVPSVACSSAVALEWDEAFKNNPDPSGRAVKTVHTDAI from the coding sequence ATGTGTGGATTTGTAGGAGTTTTCGAACTGAAAGAAACAAGTGAAATAGTAAGGCCGGAAGCGCTGAAAATGGCTAAAAAAATTCGTCACAGAGGACCGGACTGGTCTGGTATATATTGTGATGATCATGCTGTACTGGCCCATGAAAGATTATCTATAGTCGATATTGCTTCAGGAGGGCAGCCTCTATTCAGTGAAGACAAAAATTTAATATTAGCTGTTAATGGAGAAATCTATAATCACAAGGAAATACGTAAACAATTTGAAGGTAAATATAATTTTCAGACACAATCTGACTGTGAAGTAATTCTTGCTTTATATAAAGAAAAAGGTATAAAACTTTTTGAAGATATTTCCGGTATTTACGCTTTTGTACTTTATGATAAAGAAAAAGATGTTTATCTGGTAGGTAGAGACCATATGGGAATTATACCTTTATATATGGGTTATGATAAAAAAGGTCAGTTTTTTGTAGCTAGTGAATTAAAATCATTAGAGGGTGTATGTCCTGATATCAAAGAATTTGAGCCTGGAAAATATTTTTATAGTCCCGATGGAGAAATAAAAGAATGGTATCATAGAGACTGGATGAAGTTTGACTCTGTAAAAGATAATACTTCTGATATTCAGAAATTAAGAAAAGGATTGGAAGATTCAGTACACAGACAACTTATGTCGGACGTACCTTATGGTGTATTATTATCCGGAGGTTTAGATTCTTCAATTATTTCTGCTATTGCAAAAAAATATGCGAGCAAAAGAATTGAAGAAGATGGACAAACAGATGCCTGGTGGCCACAACTACACTCTTTTGCAGTAGGTCTTAAAGGTGCTCCTGATTTAATTGCTGCTAAAAAAGTAGCCGATCATATAGGAACTGTTCACCACGAAATACATTTCACTATTGAAGAAGCCTTAGATTCTTTAAGCGATGTAATTTATCACATTGAAACGTATGATGTGACTACTGTAAGGGCTTCAACGCCCATGTATCTTCTTGCTAGATATATTAAATCTATGGGGGTTAAAATGGTTTTATCTGGTGAAGGATCTGATGAACTGTTTGGAGGATATTTGTATTTTCATAAAGCTCCGGATGCCCAGGCATTTCATGAAGAAACTGTACGAAAACTAGATAAACTTCATTTATATGATTGTTTAAGGGCTAATAAATCTTTAATGGCTTGGGGAGTTGAAGGCCGTGTTCCTTTTCTAGATAGAGAATTTATGGATATTGCAATGACTCTTAACCCTAAAGATAAAATGTGTGGAGGTGGAAAAATTGAAAAACATATCTTACGGGAAGCTTTTGAAGACTACCTTCCTGCTGAAGTTGCCTGGAGACAAAAAGAACAGTTTTCTGATGGTGTAGGATACTCTTGGATTGACACTCTTAAAAAAGTTGCTGATGAAAAGATCACTGATAAGCAGATGGAAAGAGCAGCAGAACGTTTTCCTATCAATCCACCTATGTCTAAAGAAGAATACTGGTTCCGTTCTATATTCGAAGAACATTTTCCATCTCAGGCAGCAGCACAGACAGTTCCTTCCGTACCTTCTGTTGCATGTAGCTCAGCTGTAGCTCTTGAATGGGATGAAGCTTTTAAAAACAATCCGGATCCATCCGGACGCGCTGTGAAGACAGTACATACTGATGCAATATAA
- the adhP gene encoding alcohol dehydrogenase AdhP, with protein sequence MLPQKMKAAVVREFGQPLQIEEVEVKRPGKNQILVKIIACGVCHTDLHAIEGDWPVKPKMPLIPGHEGVGYVVATGAEVTRVKEGDAVGVPWLYSACGCCEFCISGWETLCDIQENGGYSVDGSFAEYVIADARYVGILPSNVNFLEMAPILCAGVTVYKGLKETETKPGEWVAISGIGGLGHIAVQYAKAMGMHVAAIDVADDKLNLAKKLGADLVVNALNTNPGEYLKKETGGMHGALITAVSPIAFKQGLETLRKKGTIALNGLPPGNFDLPIFETVLNRITVRGSIVGTRKDLQEAIEFAHEGKIKATVSTAKLDSINDVFDKMKKAQIDGRIVLDMASA encoded by the coding sequence ATGTTACCACAAAAAATGAAAGCTGCAGTTGTTCGTGAATTTGGACAACCTTTACAAATTGAAGAAGTAGAAGTTAAAAGACCGGGTAAAAACCAGATTCTGGTAAAAATTATTGCTTGTGGAGTATGCCATACCGATTTGCATGCTATTGAAGGAGATTGGCCTGTAAAACCTAAAATGCCTTTAATTCCCGGACATGAAGGAGTTGGCTATGTTGTTGCTACTGGTGCAGAAGTAACAAGGGTAAAGGAAGGAGATGCTGTTGGTGTACCCTGGTTATATAGTGCCTGTGGCTGTTGCGAATTTTGCATTTCCGGATGGGAAACATTATGCGATATACAAGAGAACGGAGGATACAGCGTTGATGGCAGCTTTGCTGAATACGTAATTGCTGATGCCCGTTATGTGGGAATTTTACCTTCAAATGTTAATTTTTTAGAAATGGCTCCCATTTTGTGTGCAGGTGTAACCGTATATAAGGGGTTAAAAGAAACGGAAACTAAACCAGGAGAATGGGTTGCAATTTCAGGAATCGGAGGACTTGGACATATTGCCGTTCAGTATGCTAAAGCAATGGGGATGCACGTTGCTGCTATAGATGTTGCTGACGATAAACTTAATCTGGCAAAAAAACTGGGAGCAGATTTAGTGGTAAATGCATTAAATACCAATCCCGGAGAATATTTAAAAAAAGAAACCGGCGGTATGCACGGGGCTTTAATCACAGCAGTATCCCCAATAGCATTTAAGCAGGGACTTGAAACCTTACGTAAAAAGGGAACCATAGCTCTGAACGGGCTACCTCCCGGCAATTTTGATCTTCCCATTTTTGAAACTGTTTTAAACCGTATAACCGTAAGAGGCTCAATTGTGGGAACAAGAAAGGACCTGCAGGAGGCTATAGAATTTGCACATGAAGGTAAAATCAAAGCTACTGTAAGTACTGCTAAGCTCGATTCAATAAATGATGTTTTTGATAAAATGAAAAAAGCCCAGATCGACGGAAGAATTGTTTTAGATATGGCCAGTGCCTAG
- the rdgB gene encoding RdgB/HAM1 family non-canonical purine NTP pyrophosphatase: MEILLATQNTHKKDEILAMLPSNLNLKTFNDYNFEGDIEETGLTFEENAFIKAKFGYDLSGIPCFADDSGLVIEALNGEPGIYSARYAGTGSFDDNIAKVLSNMKNITDRKAYFISVICWVNNKEVRYFEGRVYGTISNTILGKHGFGYDPIFVPEGYSNSFAEISADEKNRISHRALALDQFKKFINENNPIQN; encoded by the coding sequence ATGGAAATATTATTAGCAACTCAAAATACTCATAAAAAAGATGAAATTTTAGCCATGCTTCCTTCTAATTTAAATCTAAAAACATTTAATGATTACAATTTTGAGGGAGATATTGAAGAAACCGGACTCACTTTTGAAGAAAATGCATTTATAAAAGCAAAATTTGGATACGATCTATCGGGAATACCTTGCTTTGCTGATGACAGCGGACTTGTGATAGAAGCATTAAACGGAGAACCTGGAATTTATTCAGCTCGTTATGCCGGAACCGGCTCTTTTGATGATAACATAGCAAAAGTACTTTCTAATATGAAAAATATTACTGATAGAAAAGCTTATTTTATAAGTGTAATTTGCTGGGTTAATAATAAAGAAGTTCGCTATTTTGAAGGAAGAGTTTACGGTACTATTTCAAATACAATCCTGGGAAAACACGGTTTCGGCTATGATCCTATTTTTGTTCCGGAGGGTTACTCAAATAGTTTTGCAGAAATTTCTGCTGATGAAAAAAATAGAATAAGCCATAGAGCGTTAGCATTAGATCAATTTAAAAAATTTATTAACGAAAATAATCCTATTCAGAACTGA
- a CDS encoding CPBP family intramembrane glutamic endopeptidase: protein MNNYLKIYWYDIIFAIVLFITIAGISGQLFFYLANFLHLDTALLTPINTVFNYLMLFLIFYFICLKPREQKFRLSYNLKKFQLFPICLCLFIGQFLLSEFLTGLIPTQGPFFGYLHNLMTQALVGSLNKQPVAVFISICIIAPIFEEIFFRGFILKGMLNNKVPPYKAIIISSIIFGGIHIFPWQVLAGILAGIVLGISFYKTGSLAVSTLLHFLNNLLGFYLYYKNGNFDSPEIGFSNYVYPIIGLIIIIISGYFLNKITKKYSWKYY, encoded by the coding sequence ATGAATAACTACTTAAAAATCTATTGGTACGACATTATATTTGCTATTGTTTTATTCATAACCATAGCGGGTATTTCAGGACAACTATTTTTCTATCTTGCGAACTTTTTACACCTAGACACAGCTTTACTAACTCCTATAAATACTGTTTTTAATTATTTAATGCTGTTTCTCATTTTTTATTTTATTTGTTTAAAACCAAGAGAACAAAAATTTAGATTAAGTTATAATTTAAAAAAATTTCAACTATTCCCAATTTGCTTATGCTTATTCATCGGACAGTTTTTATTGTCCGAATTTTTAACAGGATTAATACCCACCCAAGGACCCTTTTTTGGTTATCTGCACAATTTAATGACCCAAGCTTTAGTAGGCTCGCTTAACAAACAACCGGTTGCCGTTTTTATTTCTATATGTATTATAGCCCCGATATTTGAAGAAATATTCTTCAGAGGTTTTATATTAAAAGGAATGCTTAATAATAAAGTTCCTCCTTATAAAGCCATTATTATATCTTCTATAATTTTCGGCGGCATACACATATTCCCCTGGCAGGTTTTAGCAGGTATCTTGGCCGGCATAGTCTTAGGAATATCTTTTTACAAAACCGGTTCACTTGCAGTAAGCACATTACTTCATTTTTTAAACAATTTGTTAGGCTTTTATCTATATTACAAAAATGGAAATTTTGATTCGCCTGAAATCGGATTTAGCAATTATGTTTATCCTATCATTGGTCTTATAATCATCATTATATCAGGTTATTTTCTTAATAAAATCACAAAAAAATACTCATGGAAATATTATTAG
- a CDS encoding 23S rRNA (pseudouridine(1915)-N(3))-methyltransferase RlmH — translation MKITLLSIGKTNSKELLTLIEQLEKRLPSFIKYERKELSDIKNAKNLPESDLKNAEAESFISQLHASDSLILLDEKGKQYTSIEFSKFIDNQMNNSTKHIVFCIGGAWGFSDKIYNLPHQKISLSSMTFTHQMIRLFFTEQLYRAFSILQGKPYHNE, via the coding sequence ATGAAAATTACATTACTCTCGATAGGCAAAACAAATTCGAAAGAGCTGCTGACTTTGATTGAGCAGCTTGAAAAACGTTTACCTTCCTTTATTAAATATGAAAGAAAAGAACTTTCGGATATAAAAAATGCTAAAAATCTTCCGGAATCTGATTTGAAAAATGCGGAAGCTGAATCTTTTATTTCTCAATTACATGCTAGTGATTCACTCATATTATTAGATGAAAAAGGCAAGCAATACACATCTATTGAATTTTCAAAATTTATTGATAATCAAATGAACAATTCAACTAAACACATTGTTTTTTGTATAGGTGGAGCCTGGGGATTTTCAGATAAAATCTATAACTTACCTCATCAAAAAATTTCATTATCTTCCATGACTTTTACACATCAAATGATACGATTATTTTTTACGGAACAACTTTACCGTGCATTTAGTATATTACAGGGTAAACCATATCACAATGAATAA